One window of the Oncorhynchus gorbuscha isolate QuinsamMale2020 ecotype Even-year linkage group LG17, OgorEven_v1.0, whole genome shotgun sequence genome contains the following:
- the LOC124002030 gene encoding potassium channel subfamily K member 10-like isoform X2 produces the protein MAVQTNLVPPKKVQSGMVQSSPVQASVAAMQNPMGCDPKGANGHCPLPRLSVSSRSASVVASMDTTGDLLALHSVMKWKTVVAVFVVVVAYLVGGGLAFRALEQPFESNQKDSITLEKALFLQRHRCVMPAELEALIKHSIDAVSAGVSPIGDTSYNSSHWDLGSAFFFAGTVITTIGYGNIAPSTEGGKIFCILYAIFGIPLFGFLLAGIGDQLGTIFVKSVLRVEKIYRQKHKQISQTKIRVTSTILFIIAGCIVFVGIPAVIFKHIEGWTTLDAIYFVIITLSTIGIGDYVAGGDRKIEYMKWYKPLVWFWILVGLAYFAAVLSMIGDWLRVLSKKTKEEVGEFKVHAAEWKANVRAEFRETRRRLSVEIHDKLQRAATIRSMERRQLGLEQRAHSLDMLSLERRAVFASLDQGRFKTSSQESIDTKLNNLRSKGAGDLCYDQRRGSEQTQQASSEDNLFNLRFRSLTKLAKRHKNRDLKRNIPEDVRRACEAMERRKEEEGVEKEEEVEEMEVEEEGGERKEGNTSSTNLEYADEC, from the exons tgGCAGTCCAAACCAACTTGGTCCCTCCCAAGAAGGTCCAGTCAGGGATGGTCCAATCCAGCCCTGTCCAGGCCAGTGTGGCAGCCATGCAGAACCCGATGGGCTGTGATCCCAAGGGGGCCAACGGCCACTGCCCCTTACCCCGGctctccgtctcctcccgttCCGCCAGCGTGGTGGCTAGCATGGACACCACCGGTGACCTCTTGGCCCTCCACTCTGTGATGAAGTGGAAGACGGTGGTGGCGGTAtttgtggtggtggtggcctACTTGGTGGGTGGCGGCTTGGCCTTCCGGGCCCTGGAGCAGCCTTTCGAGAGCAACCAGAAGGACAGCATCACCCTGGAGAAAGCTTTGTTCCTGCAGAGGCACCGCTGTGTAATGCCTGCTGAACTGGAGGCACTCATCAAG CATTCCATCGACGCTGTCAGTGCAGGAGTCAGTCCGATCGGAGACACATCTTACAACTCCAGTCACTGGGATCTGGGCAGTGCTTTCTTCTTTGCTGGAACCGTGATCACAACGATAG GTTACGGGAACATAGCACCCAGCACGGAGGGAGGGAAGATCTTCTGCATCCTGTACGCCATATTTGGCATCCCGCTGTTTGGGTTCCTCCTGGCTGGCATCGGAGACCAGCTAGGAACCATATTTGTCAAGAGCGTCTTGAGGGTGGAGAAGATATACAGG CAAAAACATAAACAGATCAGCCAGACCAAAATCAGAGTCACCTCCACCATACTCTTCATCATAGCTGGGTGCATAGTCTTCGTTGGCATCCCGGCAGTCATTTTCAAACACATCGAGGGATGGACGACTCTGGATGCCATCTACTTTGTCATCATCACGCTATCAACGATTGGCATAGGGGACTATGTGGCAG GTGGGGATCGGAAGATCGAGTACATGAAGTGGTACAAGCCTCTGGTCTGGTTCTGGATCCTGGTGGGCCTGGCCTACTTCGCTGCTGTCCTGAGCATGATTGGAGACTGGCTCAGAGTGCTGTCCAAAAAGACCAAAGAGGAG GTGGGGGAGTTCAAGGTCCATGCGGCGGAGTGGAAAGCCAACGTGCGGGCCGAGTTCCGAGAGACGCGGAGGCGGCTGAGTGTGGAGATCCACGACAAGTTGCAGCGGGCCGCCACCATCCGCAGCATGGAGCGCAGGCAGCTGGGCCTGGAGCAGAGGGCCCACTCCCTGGACATGCTCTCCCTAGAGAGGAGGGCTGTGTTTGCCAGCCTGGACCAGGGCCGCTTCAAAACCTCCTCCCAGGAGAGCATCGACACCAAGCTGAATAACTTGAGGTCGAAAGGGGCAGGGGATCTTTGTTATGACCAGCGGAGAGGCAGCGAGCAGACACAGCAGGCCTCGTCAGAGGATAATCTCTTCAACCTCCGCTTCCGCTCCCTCACCAAGCTGGCCAAGAGACACAAGAACCGCGACCTGAAGAGGAACATTCCTGAGGACGTGCGGAGGGCCTGTGAGgcgatggagaggaggaaggaggaggagggagtggagaaggaggaagaggtggaggagatggaggtggaggaggaagggggagagaggaaagagggcaATACCAGCTCAACAAATTTAGAGTATGCAGACGAATGCTGA
- the LOC124002030 gene encoding potassium channel subfamily K member 10-like isoform X1 has product MKFPLENPRKQVNLDPEQQVAVQTNLVPPKKVQSGMVQSSPVQASVAAMQNPMGCDPKGANGHCPLPRLSVSSRSASVVASMDTTGDLLALHSVMKWKTVVAVFVVVVAYLVGGGLAFRALEQPFESNQKDSITLEKALFLQRHRCVMPAELEALIKHSIDAVSAGVSPIGDTSYNSSHWDLGSAFFFAGTVITTIGYGNIAPSTEGGKIFCILYAIFGIPLFGFLLAGIGDQLGTIFVKSVLRVEKIYRQKHKQISQTKIRVTSTILFIIAGCIVFVGIPAVIFKHIEGWTTLDAIYFVIITLSTIGIGDYVAGGDRKIEYMKWYKPLVWFWILVGLAYFAAVLSMIGDWLRVLSKKTKEEVGEFKVHAAEWKANVRAEFRETRRRLSVEIHDKLQRAATIRSMERRQLGLEQRAHSLDMLSLERRAVFASLDQGRFKTSSQESIDTKLNNLRSKGAGDLCYDQRRGSEQTQQASSEDNLFNLRFRSLTKLAKRHKNRDLKRNIPEDVRRACEAMERRKEEEGVEKEEEVEEMEVEEEGGERKEGNTSSTNLEYADEC; this is encoded by the exons tgGCAGTCCAAACCAACTTGGTCCCTCCCAAGAAGGTCCAGTCAGGGATGGTCCAATCCAGCCCTGTCCAGGCCAGTGTGGCAGCCATGCAGAACCCGATGGGCTGTGATCCCAAGGGGGCCAACGGCCACTGCCCCTTACCCCGGctctccgtctcctcccgttCCGCCAGCGTGGTGGCTAGCATGGACACCACCGGTGACCTCTTGGCCCTCCACTCTGTGATGAAGTGGAAGACGGTGGTGGCGGTAtttgtggtggtggtggcctACTTGGTGGGTGGCGGCTTGGCCTTCCGGGCCCTGGAGCAGCCTTTCGAGAGCAACCAGAAGGACAGCATCACCCTGGAGAAAGCTTTGTTCCTGCAGAGGCACCGCTGTGTAATGCCTGCTGAACTGGAGGCACTCATCAAG CATTCCATCGACGCTGTCAGTGCAGGAGTCAGTCCGATCGGAGACACATCTTACAACTCCAGTCACTGGGATCTGGGCAGTGCTTTCTTCTTTGCTGGAACCGTGATCACAACGATAG GTTACGGGAACATAGCACCCAGCACGGAGGGAGGGAAGATCTTCTGCATCCTGTACGCCATATTTGGCATCCCGCTGTTTGGGTTCCTCCTGGCTGGCATCGGAGACCAGCTAGGAACCATATTTGTCAAGAGCGTCTTGAGGGTGGAGAAGATATACAGG CAAAAACATAAACAGATCAGCCAGACCAAAATCAGAGTCACCTCCACCATACTCTTCATCATAGCTGGGTGCATAGTCTTCGTTGGCATCCCGGCAGTCATTTTCAAACACATCGAGGGATGGACGACTCTGGATGCCATCTACTTTGTCATCATCACGCTATCAACGATTGGCATAGGGGACTATGTGGCAG GTGGGGATCGGAAGATCGAGTACATGAAGTGGTACAAGCCTCTGGTCTGGTTCTGGATCCTGGTGGGCCTGGCCTACTTCGCTGCTGTCCTGAGCATGATTGGAGACTGGCTCAGAGTGCTGTCCAAAAAGACCAAAGAGGAG GTGGGGGAGTTCAAGGTCCATGCGGCGGAGTGGAAAGCCAACGTGCGGGCCGAGTTCCGAGAGACGCGGAGGCGGCTGAGTGTGGAGATCCACGACAAGTTGCAGCGGGCCGCCACCATCCGCAGCATGGAGCGCAGGCAGCTGGGCCTGGAGCAGAGGGCCCACTCCCTGGACATGCTCTCCCTAGAGAGGAGGGCTGTGTTTGCCAGCCTGGACCAGGGCCGCTTCAAAACCTCCTCCCAGGAGAGCATCGACACCAAGCTGAATAACTTGAGGTCGAAAGGGGCAGGGGATCTTTGTTATGACCAGCGGAGAGGCAGCGAGCAGACACAGCAGGCCTCGTCAGAGGATAATCTCTTCAACCTCCGCTTCCGCTCCCTCACCAAGCTGGCCAAGAGACACAAGAACCGCGACCTGAAGAGGAACATTCCTGAGGACGTGCGGAGGGCCTGTGAGgcgatggagaggaggaaggaggaggagggagtggagaaggaggaagaggtggaggagatggaggtggaggaggaagggggagagaggaaagagggcaATACCAGCTCAACAAATTTAGAGTATGCAGACGAATGCTGA